A portion of the Salinigranum marinum genome contains these proteins:
- a CDS encoding metallophosphoesterase has translation MKLGVISDTHDNVASVERAVAVFEREGVDTLVHCGDVIAPPVLPFFEGFEVHGVLGNNDGELDGLEAGFRALGNGSELHGRLAELTFDGARVAVLHGESRERVEDLASSGAYDLVCYGHHHERDHREVDGCVVLNPGAQFPTVPAEHNTVAIYDTETGAVAFHDVAA, from the coding sequence ATGAAACTGGGCGTCATCTCCGATACGCACGACAACGTCGCGAGCGTCGAGCGCGCCGTCGCCGTCTTCGAGCGCGAGGGCGTCGACACGCTGGTCCACTGTGGCGACGTCATCGCCCCGCCGGTGCTTCCGTTCTTCGAGGGGTTCGAGGTCCACGGCGTGCTCGGCAACAACGACGGCGAACTCGACGGGCTCGAAGCCGGCTTCAGAGCGCTCGGCAACGGCAGCGAACTCCACGGTCGCCTCGCCGAACTCACGTTCGACGGCGCACGCGTCGCCGTCCTCCACGGCGAGTCCCGCGAGCGCGTCGAGGACCTCGCCTCGTCGGGCGCGTACGACCTGGTCTGTTACGGTCACCACCACGAACGCGACCACCGCGAGGTCGACGGCTGCGTCGTCCTCAATCCGGGCGCGCAGTTCCCGACAGTGCCAGCAGAACACAACACCGTCGCGATTTACGACACCGAGACTGGCGCGGTCGCGTTTCACGACGTGGCGGCGTGA
- the glmU gene encoding bifunctional sugar-1-phosphate nucleotidylyltransferase/acetyltransferase: MQTVVLAAGEGTRMRPLTASRPKPMVPVADRPLVAHTIDAAVDAGASHLVLVVGYEADAVRSYFGDHYRGVPVTFAVQTEQRGTADAVRVAAAELDDGPFVVLNGDALYDTPSLTRLYESGPAVGSYRVDNPSSYGVLVTDGDGSDGGGIRVTGVIEKPAEPPSNLINTGAYHFPSEAQAWLDVGESERGELELTDVLERTCDAFDVRAIPFERWLDVGRPWELLAANEWKLDELSPRVDGTVADDAVLEGPVVVEAGARVRSGVVIEGPALIREHATVGPNAYVRGATVVGEEAKVGHAVEVKNSILMEGATVGHLSYVGDSVLGRDVNFGAGTKVANLRHDGADVKLTVKGERVATGRRKLGVVVGDGVKTGINASLNAGVVLSEGSHVAPGEVVTRDR; encoded by the coding sequence ATGCAAACAGTCGTACTCGCGGCCGGGGAAGGGACCCGGATGCGGCCGTTGACGGCCTCACGCCCCAAACCGATGGTGCCGGTCGCGGACCGCCCGCTGGTCGCGCACACGATCGACGCCGCGGTCGACGCCGGTGCCTCTCACCTGGTATTGGTCGTCGGCTACGAGGCCGACGCCGTTCGATCGTACTTCGGCGACCACTACCGCGGCGTCCCCGTGACGTTCGCCGTCCAGACCGAACAGCGCGGCACCGCCGACGCGGTCCGGGTCGCGGCGGCCGAGCTCGACGACGGCCCGTTCGTCGTGCTCAACGGCGACGCGCTGTACGACACGCCCTCGCTGACGCGGCTGTACGAGTCGGGGCCGGCCGTCGGCTCGTATCGCGTCGACAACCCCTCCTCGTACGGCGTGCTCGTCACCGACGGCGATGGGAGCGACGGCGGGGGGATCCGCGTGACGGGCGTCATCGAGAAGCCGGCGGAGCCGCCGTCGAACCTGATCAACACGGGTGCGTACCACTTCCCGAGCGAGGCGCAGGCCTGGCTCGACGTGGGCGAGTCCGAGCGGGGAGAGCTCGAACTCACGGACGTGCTCGAACGGACCTGCGACGCGTTCGACGTCCGGGCGATCCCGTTCGAGCGCTGGCTCGACGTGGGCCGCCCGTGGGAGCTCCTGGCGGCGAACGAGTGGAAACTGGACGAACTCTCCCCTCGGGTCGACGGCACGGTGGCCGACGACGCGGTGTTGGAAGGGCCCGTCGTCGTCGAGGCGGGCGCGCGGGTCCGGTCGGGCGTCGTGATCGAGGGCCCCGCGCTGATCCGGGAGCACGCGACGGTCGGCCCGAACGCCTACGTCAGAGGGGCGACGGTCGTCGGCGAGGAGGCGAAGGTGGGTCACGCCGTCGAGGTGAAGAACTCTATCCTCATGGAAGGGGCGACGGTCGGCCACCTCTCGTACGTGGGCGACTCCGTCCTCGGCCGCGACGTCAACTTCGGTGCCGGCACGAAGGTGGCGAACCTCCGCCACGACGGGGCCGACGTGAAGCTCACGGTGAAAGGCGAGCGCGTCGCGACCGGCCGGCGTAAGCTCGGTGTCGTGGTCGGCGACGGCGTCAAGACAGGAATCAACGCCTCACTGAACGCCGGCGTCGTCCTCTCGGAGGGGTCGCACGTCGCCCCGGGGGAGGTCGTCACGCGGGACCGCTAG
- a CDS encoding ArsR/SmtB family transcription factor — protein MVFGDPTETPGFGGDAEAAAVLDALGDAVSREILTAAAGAPVTVEQLATICGVSESTVYRRLDRLNTLGLVERCNPLVSEAKGAYRTTMRGLYVAVDGGQIAVTADGSPDEALASALRLVAEAVDLRRLSYDRDAGTVDLTLSFDDDDFQTFLRLYTDD, from the coding sequence ATGGTGTTCGGTGATCCGACCGAGACGCCCGGTTTCGGGGGGGACGCGGAGGCGGCCGCCGTGCTCGACGCGCTCGGCGACGCCGTCTCCCGCGAGATCCTCACCGCCGCCGCCGGCGCGCCCGTGACGGTCGAACAGCTCGCGACGATCTGTGGCGTCTCCGAGTCGACCGTCTACCGCCGGCTCGATCGCCTGAACACGCTCGGTCTCGTCGAACGCTGTAACCCGCTGGTCTCCGAGGCGAAGGGGGCGTACCGCACGACGATGCGGGGGCTCTACGTCGCGGTCGACGGGGGCCAGATCGCCGTCACGGCGGACGGCTCGCCGGACGAGGCGCTCGCGTCGGCGCTACGGCTCGTCGCAGAGGCCGTCGACCTCCGGCGGTTGAGCTACGACCGCGACGCCGGGACCGTCGATCTCACGCTCTCGTTCGACGACGACGATTTCCAGACGTTCCTCCGGCTGTACACGGACGACTAG
- the glmS gene encoding glutamine--fructose-6-phosphate transaminase (isomerizing): MCGITACLVPDGVVTPLLTGLRRLEYRGYDSAGIAVRDGEGVGVVKRVGEVDALVDAVENDTDGGRVRDGTIGIGHTRWATHGGVTDRNAHPHLDCAGEIAVVHNGIVDNDAALRRELAAAGHVFTSETDTEVIAHLIEAELALGSTPETAFRDAVARIDGSYAIAALIGDEETIYATRMGSPLVFGPGDGEWFLASDVPAFIDFTDRVVYLHDGDFLVIRPDGYALSDTAGFPVDRAVETVDWDPETATKAGYNHFMAKEINEQPVSLRETVRGRVNTLDGRVDLAEFSEGAFADVDAIHLVAMGTSYHAAMFASSLLLRHGFDARAAVAGEYAELLPPLSPETLVVAVTQSGETADTLDAVRRAKSAGARTLAVTNVVGSSVTRECDDTLYLRAGPEIGVAATKTFSSQVTALTLLAERLVYDVTGRWSVDSEALLTAITRLSGEVQAVLDTSEAAAVAAALAGSDAYFFIGRGLAHPVALEGALKFKEISYEHAEGFAASDLKHGPLALVTAATPVFAVFTGRGDEATLNNVKEVQARGAPVVAVTSAREGPIIDAADYVLSIPESHPDVAGVLGNVQLQLVAYHAASLLDRPIDRPRNLAKCVTVE, from the coding sequence ATGTGCGGGATCACCGCCTGTCTCGTACCGGACGGTGTGGTCACCCCCCTGCTGACCGGCCTGCGCCGACTCGAATACCGCGGCTACGACTCCGCCGGCATCGCCGTACGCGACGGTGAGGGCGTCGGCGTCGTCAAGCGGGTCGGCGAGGTCGACGCCCTGGTCGACGCCGTCGAGAACGACACCGATGGCGGGCGCGTGCGCGACGGCACCATCGGGATCGGCCACACCCGCTGGGCCACCCACGGCGGCGTTACCGATCGCAACGCACACCCGCACCTCGACTGCGCCGGCGAGATCGCCGTCGTCCACAACGGTATCGTCGACAACGACGCCGCGCTCCGTCGCGAGCTAGCAGCCGCCGGCCACGTCTTCACCAGCGAGACCGACACCGAGGTCATCGCGCACCTGATCGAGGCCGAACTGGCGCTCGGCTCGACGCCCGAGACGGCCTTCCGCGACGCGGTCGCCCGGATCGACGGCTCCTACGCCATCGCCGCGCTGATCGGCGACGAGGAGACCATCTACGCCACCCGGATGGGGTCGCCGCTGGTGTTCGGCCCCGGTGACGGGGAGTGGTTCCTCGCGAGCGACGTGCCCGCGTTCATCGACTTCACCGACCGCGTGGTCTACCTCCACGACGGTGACTTCCTCGTGATCCGTCCCGACGGCTACGCGCTTTCGGACACGGCCGGTTTCCCCGTCGACCGCGCCGTCGAGACGGTCGACTGGGACCCCGAGACCGCGACGAAAGCCGGCTACAACCACTTCATGGCGAAGGAGATCAACGAACAGCCGGTGTCGCTGCGCGAGACGGTCCGCGGCCGGGTCAACACCCTCGACGGACGCGTCGACCTCGCGGAGTTCTCCGAAGGTGCGTTCGCCGACGTCGACGCGATCCACCTCGTCGCGATGGGCACCTCCTACCACGCGGCGATGTTCGCGTCGTCGCTGTTGCTCCGGCACGGGTTCGACGCCCGCGCGGCCGTCGCGGGCGAGTACGCCGAACTCCTCCCGCCGCTCTCGCCGGAGACGCTCGTCGTCGCCGTCACGCAGTCGGGCGAGACGGCCGACACTCTCGACGCGGTCCGGCGCGCCAAGAGCGCCGGCGCGCGGACGCTCGCGGTGACCAACGTCGTCGGTTCCTCCGTGACGCGCGAGTGCGACGACACGCTCTACCTCCGGGCCGGCCCCGAGATCGGCGTCGCGGCGACCAAGACGTTCTCCTCGCAGGTGACGGCGCTCACGCTGTTGGCCGAACGGCTCGTCTACGACGTCACGGGCCGGTGGAGCGTCGACAGCGAGGCGCTCCTGACGGCGATCACCCGGCTCTCAGGGGAGGTCCAGGCGGTACTCGACACGAGCGAGGCCGCCGCCGTCGCCGCCGCGCTCGCCGGCAGCGACGCGTACTTCTTCATCGGACGGGGGCTCGCCCACCCGGTCGCCCTCGAGGGCGCGTTGAAGTTCAAGGAGATCTCCTACGAACACGCCGAGGGCTTCGCCGCCTCCGACCTCAAACACGGACCGCTCGCGCTCGTGACGGCCGCGACGCCCGTCTTCGCGGTGTTCACCGGCCGCGGCGACGAGGCGACGCTCAACAACGTGAAAGAGGTCCAGGCGCGCGGCGCGCCCGTCGTGGCGGTCACGAGCGCCCGCGAGGGGCCGATCATCGACGCCGCCGACTACGTTCTCTCGATCCCCGAGAGTCACCCCGACGTGGCCGGCGTCCTCGGCAACGTCCAGCTCCAGCTCGTCGCGTACCACGCGGCGAGCCTCCTCGACCGGCCGATCGACAGGCCGCGCAACCTCGCGAAGTGCGTCACCGTCGAGTGA
- a CDS encoding sugar phosphate nucleotidyltransferase encodes MIAEAVVLAAGEGRRLRPLTKYQPKPMLPVANRPVVEYVVDALVAAGVERIVCVVGHRADRIQTHLTKRYPDLDLAFVRQERRLGSGHALLAAAAHVGERFLVVNGDNVVDADTVRATIARGVETDAVATVAVAHSETPEAYGVVVVDHGRIADIDEHPTESDTYLVNAGVYVFDRSVFAALDRTPRWGDELRLTDALDHLDGPVTSVLVGEGWLDPSNPWQLLTVTEALLARDGTNSVHASARIHPTAVVEGHVVVGPDCELGPGAVVRGGTCLQENVHVGPNAVVERSVLLTDARVGAGAVVRDSVVGPGVQLGDGVVSPGGLVDVRLGGTLHANRRLGSVVADRAVIGPNVTLEPGSQVDADATVRAGSIVTDPARDPAEVTA; translated from the coding sequence GTGATCGCGGAGGCAGTCGTCCTCGCCGCGGGTGAGGGCCGCCGGCTCCGCCCGCTGACGAAGTACCAGCCGAAGCCGATGCTCCCAGTGGCGAACCGGCCCGTCGTCGAGTACGTCGTCGACGCGCTCGTCGCGGCCGGTGTCGAACGAATCGTCTGCGTCGTCGGCCACCGCGCCGACCGCATCCAGACGCACCTGACGAAGCGCTACCCCGATCTCGATCTCGCGTTCGTCCGCCAGGAGCGCCGACTCGGGAGCGGCCACGCGCTCCTCGCGGCCGCAGCGCACGTCGGTGAGCGTTTCCTCGTCGTCAACGGCGACAACGTCGTCGACGCGGACACCGTCCGAGCGACGATCGCCCGGGGGGTAGAGACCGACGCTGTCGCGACCGTCGCGGTCGCCCACTCGGAGACGCCCGAGGCGTACGGCGTCGTCGTCGTCGACCACGGCCGGATCGCCGACATCGACGAGCACCCCACAGAGAGCGACACCTACCTCGTGAACGCGGGTGTGTACGTCTTCGACCGCTCGGTGTTCGCCGCGCTTGACCGCACGCCGCGGTGGGGCGACGAGCTCCGCCTGACCGACGCCCTCGACCACCTCGACGGCCCGGTGACCTCCGTGCTGGTCGGGGAGGGCTGGCTCGACCCGTCGAACCCGTGGCAACTGCTCACCGTGACGGAGGCCCTGCTCGCCCGCGACGGCACGAACTCGGTCCATGCGTCGGCGCGCATCCACCCGACCGCGGTCGTCGAGGGACACGTCGTCGTCGGACCCGACTGCGAACTCGGCCCCGGGGCGGTCGTCCGCGGCGGGACCTGCCTGCAGGAGAACGTCCACGTCGGCCCGAACGCCGTCGTCGAACGGTCGGTCCTGCTGACCGACGCGCGGGTCGGCGCGGGCGCGGTCGTCCGCGATTCGGTCGTCGGTCCCGGCGTCCAACTGGGTGACGGCGTCGTCTCGCCGGGGGGGCTCGTCGACGTGCGCCTCGGCGGGACGCTGCACGCGAACCGCCGGCTCGGGAGCGTCGTCGCCGATCGCGCGGTGATCGGCCCGAACGTCACGCTGGAACCGGGCTCCCAGGTCGACGCCGACGCCACCGTCCGCGCGGGGTCGATCGTGACTGATCCGGCCCGCGACCCCGCCGAGGTGACCGCCTGA
- a CDS encoding DUF7344 domain-containing protein, with protein MSQTAIDTNEPIRPTTATDGANTRSVEPTEAGGSTTAAGLSKNTLFEILKNRRRREALAYLKLNGGTAKLGEMAEYIAARENGVELGALSSKQRKRVYIGLYQCHLPKMATAGVVDFDKNRGDIALRPEASQLDVYLEDGAGTTAGRRTHAGRDLVIAGGLGASVVASIAGVPGFVLVPDVAWALLSVGTLAALTALEANRPAPRA; from the coding sequence ATGAGTCAGACAGCTATTGATACCAACGAACCGATCCGACCGACGACCGCGACCGACGGAGCCAACACCAGGTCGGTCGAGCCGACCGAAGCGGGCGGTTCGACCACCGCCGCCGGCCTCTCGAAGAATACGCTCTTCGAGATCCTGAAGAACCGACGCCGCCGGGAGGCACTCGCGTATCTGAAACTGAACGGGGGAACGGCGAAGCTCGGCGAGATGGCCGAGTACATCGCTGCCAGGGAGAACGGCGTCGAACTGGGCGCGCTGTCGTCCAAACAGCGCAAGCGGGTGTACATCGGTCTCTACCAGTGTCACCTCCCGAAGATGGCCACGGCGGGCGTCGTCGACTTCGACAAGAACCGTGGTGATATCGCGCTCAGACCCGAGGCGTCCCAGCTCGACGTCTACCTCGAGGACGGGGCGGGCACGACGGCCGGCCGGCGGACTCACGCCGGGCGCGACCTCGTGATCGCCGGCGGGCTGGGTGCGAGCGTCGTCGCGTCGATCGCCGGCGTCCCGGGTTTCGTGCTCGTTCCCGACGTCGCCTGGGCGCTCCTCAGTGTGGGGACGCTCGCCGCACTCACCGCCCTGGAGGCGAACCGTCCCGCTCCCCGGGCCTGA